A window of Argopecten irradians isolate NY chromosome 14, Ai_NY, whole genome shotgun sequence contains these coding sequences:
- the LOC138307633 gene encoding cell death-inducing p53-target protein 1 homolog, whose protein sequence is MEKTPPYPAPQQGYQAPVSQGYPQPPQQQGYPQPPQQQGYPHPQQQGYPQQGAPPPYNQPAQQQNSGSTTVVVNSPQTVFGAPSLREASVRCICPHCRADIMTSTTYTTGNLAWLAFIFMFIFGFWLCCFIPFCLDGCKDVVHNCPNCGGVVGRYNRM, encoded by the exons ATGGAAAAGACACCGCCTTACCCCGCGCCCCAGCAGGGCTACCAAGCACCAGTATCTCAGGGTTATCCGCAGCCTCCTCAACAACAGGGTTATCCGCAGCCTCCTCAACAACAGGGTTATCCACATCCTCAACAACAGGGTTATCCACAACAGGGGGCACCACCTCCCTACAACCAGCCAGCCCAACAACAGAACAGTG GTTCTACGACAGTGGTGGTCAATAGTCCACAGACAGTGTTTGGTGCCCCTAGCCTCAGAGAAGCTTCGGTAAGATGTATCTGTCCACATTGTCGAGCTGATATTATGACATCAACAACGTACACTACTGGTAACTTGGCGTGGCTGGCATTCATCTTCATGTTCATTTTTGG TTTCTGGCTTTGCTGTTTCATTCCTTTCTGTTTGGATGGCTGTAAGGATGTCGTCCACAATTGTCCAAACTGTGGAGGTGTAGTGGGCCGTTATAACCGGATGTGA